From Argopecten irradians isolate NY chromosome 12, Ai_NY, whole genome shotgun sequence, one genomic window encodes:
- the LOC138336163 gene encoding myogenesis-regulating glycosidase-like — MNCDTSFTMRQLRGRTLRYLKVACFLLFMVFLIWYTVSALKKKVTPLYASGVVEQRVGDLQYDFSTGIFVYNSGRSTYLQGIVSETLRSTFTVACKSDQNKATSMCLNWVRYAKLEISKTDNCHHVKWTPTSRDFIPHDCFSLRSAHWYGGAELYDQTWPLETADVPKQPYLSNDILFRSNTEKNADRNMFGNVVDRFWINSIGVGIVVNSEVPLFVSINESKSNLLCLSADYTNSPYPNPDGKTPVLEYSVCKEDSISKIHKLLQKKYFHVPLGLPDKSLMEGIVWSTWGRFKPNLTQALLLAHAKNVSDKVAPLQLQSNFIEIDDKYSTRFGDFNFDESAFRNSHQMISYLKEYKFDVIVSMTPFVSVESKSFKSKADLLICDVEERSPSLLRWYSGLMSMVDITKEAASTWYTTQLANMVKDFGIKSFNFHGCESNFLPKIHKTHRLLANPGTFTTEFVSQVSPTAGGLVQVSCGYRSQQFPVYTKSSRKESHWSHKNGLRSVIPSILTLGILGYQFVVPDIIGGTTYSVNRTLTMSKPEPELYIRWMQLTAFMPVMKFAFTPWDYDKDVVEIFNNMMKIRKEKVIPLLLKAMREAEMTGAPIIRPIWWGSPRDENALLVDSEFMVGDSLLVAPILEKGAKERDIYLPEGDWHDQIHDQHEQGKQWLKAHKVKLTEVAYFTRSHVLA, encoded by the exons ATGAACTGTGATacaagttttactatgagacaACTTCGTGGCAGAACGCTGAGATATTTGAAGGTGGCATGCTTTCTTTTGTTCATGGTGTTCCTCATTTGGTACACAGTGAGCGCCCTGAAGAAGAAAGTAACCCCTCTTTACGCCAGCGGAGTAGTGGAGCAGAGAGTCGGAGATCTCCAATACGATTTTTCCACAGGAATTTTCGTGTACAACAGTGGTCGGAGTACATATCTCCAAGGGATTGTGTCCGAGACCCTCAGATCGACTTTTACAGTAGCATGTAAATCGGACCAGAACAAAGcgacaagcatgtgtcttaacTGGGTTAGATACGCAAAACTAGAG ATATCAAAAACAGACAATTGTCATCATGTGAAATGGACTCCAACTAGTCGCGACTTCATTCCACATGATTGCTTTTCTCTGAGGAGTGCTCATTGGTACGGAGGTGCTGAACTTTATGATCAAACATGGCCTCTTGAAACTGCAGATGTTCCCAAACAGCCTTATCTATCAAACGACATTCTGTTCAGATCAAACACAGAGAAAAATGCAGACAGAAATATGTTTGGGAATGTTGTTGATCGATTCTGGATAAACTCCATCGGTGTTGGAATTGTTGTGAACAGTGAAGTTCCCCTGTTTGTTAGCATAAATGAAAGTAAAAGTAACTTGCTCTGTCTAAGTGCAGACTATACAAACTCGCCCTACCCAAATCCAGATGGCAAAACTCCGGTACTGGAGTACAGTGTCTGTAAAGAAGACAGTATTAGTAAAATACACAAACTGCTACAGAAGAAATATTTCCATGTGCCATTAGGCCTGCCTGACAAAAGTTTGATGGAAGGAATTGTGTGGTCGACGTGGGGCAGATTTAAACCAAACCTCACTCAGGCACTGCTGTTGGCACATGCCAAAAATGTTAGTGATAAGGTGGCACCACTTCAACTTCAAAGCAATTTCATAGAAATTGATGACAAGTATTCTACAAGATTTGGGGATTTTAACTTTGATGAATCTGCATTTAGAAACTCACATCAAATGATAAGTTATCTGAAGGAATATAAATTTGATGTCATTGTGTCTATGACCCCGTTTGTAAGTGTAGAGTCGAAATCATTTAAAAGTAAAGCTGATTTATTAATATGTGATGTTGAGGAGCGCAGCCCTTCACTACTGAGGTGGTACAGCGGACTAATGAGCATGGTGGACATCACAAAGGAGGCCGCTTCCACCTGGTACACCACACAACTGGCCAATATGGTCAAAGACTTTGGCATCAAGTCATTCAATTTCCATGGTTGTGAATCAAACTTTTTACCTAAGATTCATAAAACACACAGACTGCTAGCAAATCCAGGAACATTCACTACAGAGTTTGTATCACAAGTGAGTCCGACAGCTGGGGGTCTAGTACAGGTAAGCTGTGGCTATCGCAGCCAACAGTTTCCTGTGTACACAAAATCATCGCGAAAAGAATCTCATTGGTCCCATAAAAACGGACTGCGGAGTGTTATTCCTTCGATATTGACTCTTGGAATTCTTGGCTACCAGTTTGTTGTGCCTGACATCATCGGTGGAACGACATATAGTGTAAATAGAACACTAACCATGTCCAAACCTGAACCAGAATTATACATTCGTTGGATGCAGCTAACAGCTTTCATGCCTGTCATGAAATTTGCCTTCACACCATGGGACTATGATAAAGATGTTGTGGAGATATTTAATAACATGATGAAGATAAGAAAAGAGAAAGTGATTCCATTACTGCTGAAGGCAATGAGAGAGGCTGAGATGACAG GTGCCCCAATCATCCGTCCAATCTGGTGGGGCTCTCCAAGGGATGAAAATGCACTTTTGGTGGATTCTGAGTTTATGGTAGGAGACTCCCTCTTGGTGGCCCCAATATTGGAGAAAGGTGCCAAAGAAAGAGACATCTACCTGCCAGAAGGAGACTGGCATGACCAGATCCACGATCAACATGAGCAAGGGAAGCAGTGGCTTAAGGCACACAAGGTCAAACTCACAGAAGTGGCTTACTTCACTCGCTCTCACGTACTAGCATAA